The Deltaproteobacteria bacterium genome includes a window with the following:
- a CDS encoding beta-lactamase family protein — translation MLKKATRTLNEAVRDRAFPGGQLGILTDDESRVIVAGNLSYTPTSFTVTEDTIYDLASVTKIVATTAVAMIFAQQERFGLDDALGEYFADIPDARVARATWRQLLSHSAGLPAWRAFFEEIPEESVGSPSAKRRIFELLRDTASVYEPGTSAIYSDLDMMWIGFLLEKIGGAPLDDLCERFVFEPLGMALCAYRPLDKLPNAFPSPTRRCAWRRRVMVGEADDQNTFAAGGVLAQAGVFANAESLLRFARELLRALTGDGEIFDEETVRAFLSLAFPGGEFSFRLGFDGKSAAGSLLPETFGPNTFGHWGFTGTGLWIDPDRRVAVALLANRVHPDVENDRIQFWRPRIFKAALAEI, via the coding sequence ATGCTGAAAAAAGCCACGCGCACGCTGAATGAGGCGGTCCGCGACCGGGCTTTTCCCGGCGGGCAGCTCGGGATTCTCACCGACGACGAGTCGCGCGTGATCGTCGCGGGAAACCTGTCGTACACGCCGACGTCATTCACCGTGACGGAAGACACGATCTACGACCTGGCGAGCGTGACCAAGATTGTCGCCACGACCGCCGTCGCGATGATCTTCGCCCAGCAAGAGCGCTTCGGACTCGACGATGCGCTCGGGGAATATTTCGCGGATATCCCCGACGCACGCGTGGCGCGCGCAACATGGCGTCAGTTGCTGTCGCACTCCGCGGGGCTTCCCGCGTGGCGCGCGTTTTTCGAAGAGATCCCGGAGGAGTCCGTGGGTTCACCTTCCGCCAAACGGCGGATCTTCGAACTGCTGCGCGACACGGCCTCTGTTTACGAACCGGGGACGTCGGCGATCTATTCCGATCTCGACATGATGTGGATCGGATTTCTACTCGAGAAAATCGGCGGCGCCCCGCTCGACGATTTGTGTGAGCGCTTCGTCTTCGAGCCGCTCGGCATGGCGCTGTGCGCGTATCGACCGCTCGACAAGCTCCCGAATGCATTTCCCTCTCCGACGCGGCGCTGCGCGTGGCGTCGCCGCGTGATGGTGGGAGAGGCGGATGACCAGAATACGTTCGCGGCGGGCGGGGTGCTGGCGCAGGCGGGCGTTTTTGCGAACGCTGAATCGCTGCTGAGGTTCGCACGCGAGTTGCTGCGCGCGCTGACCGGCGACGGCGAGATTTTCGACGAAGAAACCGTGCGCGCGTTTCTATCGCTCGCCTTTCCCGGAGGGGAGTTTTCGTTCCGGCTCGGATTCGACGGCAAGTCCGCGGCCGGATCGCTGCTGCCCGAGACGTTCGGACCCAACACATTCGGTCACTGGGGATTCACGGGCACCGGGCTATGGATCGATCCGGACCGGCGAGTGGCCGTCGCGCTGCTCGCCAATCGTGTTCACCCCGATGTGGAAAACGACCGAATTCAGTTCTGGCGACCGCGCATTTTCAAGGCCGCGCTGGCGGAAATATGA
- a CDS encoding LD-carboxypeptidase has translation MKKPRALTVGDEIVLVAPAGPFDASHFEQGVARLRDWGFQPVWRDDIFERDGYLAGCDQRRLAELQTALDGDAPCVWCVRGGYGTIRLIDRLDVSHFSRRPKLLIGFSDITILAWDLWRRAGVSQIHGPMVAGEQFQIADSGRDEWYLRLLREPSAPGFAPLGECVCVTPGRVTGRLFPGNLTLIVHLVAAGRCPDLSGAIPVIEDVGEAPYRVDRMLVTLRLSGALNGVAGIVFGEFGGVGEATIRQLATETSDALGRIPCAIGARFGHGARNTALPIGTLATLDATQGTLDLLESPVC, from the coding sequence CCGTCGGCGACGAAATTGTCCTCGTCGCGCCGGCCGGTCCTTTCGACGCGTCGCATTTCGAGCAGGGCGTTGCACGGCTGCGCGACTGGGGTTTTCAACCCGTTTGGCGGGACGACATATTCGAGCGCGACGGTTACCTCGCGGGTTGCGATCAACGCCGCCTCGCCGAGTTGCAGACCGCCCTCGACGGCGATGCGCCGTGCGTGTGGTGTGTACGCGGCGGTTACGGGACGATTCGGCTGATCGACCGGCTCGACGTGTCCCATTTCTCCCGCCGCCCGAAGCTCCTGATCGGATTTTCCGACATCACCATCCTCGCGTGGGATCTCTGGCGCCGGGCGGGTGTATCGCAGATCCACGGTCCGATGGTCGCCGGAGAGCAGTTCCAAATCGCGGATTCCGGTCGCGACGAGTGGTACCTGCGTTTACTCCGGGAACCTTCCGCACCGGGCTTTGCGCCGCTGGGCGAGTGCGTGTGCGTGACGCCGGGTAGGGTGACGGGAAGGTTGTTTCCGGGCAACCTGACCTTGATCGTTCATTTGGTGGCGGCCGGTCGCTGCCCCGATCTATCCGGGGCGATTCCGGTCATCGAAGACGTCGGTGAAGCACCGTATCGCGTGGATCGCATGCTCGTCACATTGCGTCTTTCGGGCGCTCTGAACGGTGTCGCGGGGATCGTCTTCGGCGAATTCGGCGGCGTCGGTGAAGCCACAATTCGGCAACTCGCCACGGAGACATCCGACGCACTGGGACGGATTCCGTGCGCGATCGGCGCGCGGTTCGGACACGGCGCGCGCAACACCGCGTTGCCGATCGGCACGCTCGCGACGCTCGACGCGACGCAGGGAACGCTCGATCTCCTGGAATCCCCCGTATGCTGA